One stretch of Amycolatopsis sp. NBC_00345 DNA includes these proteins:
- the mtnA gene encoding S-methyl-5-thioribose-1-phosphate isomerase, with product MRRTVDWVDGTIEIIDQVALPGEYRTLRLRTVDELIDAIRRLAVRGAPALGGAGALGVALAAFAGGGVRAEAKRIAEARPTAVNLSWGVARALAKLDDGAEAVLAEALAVLDEDERLNRAASAHAAEVVLGACERRPLRLLSHCNAGHLATVAWGTALGVVWHLHERGLVESVLVDETRPLLQGARLTAWELAQAGVPYRIQPDGAAAAAMARGLVDCVLVGADRITANGDVANKIGTYGLAIAAAHHGVPFVVVAPSSTVDESLATGADIVIEERAADELTSFGGLRVAPEGAQVFNPAFDVTPAGLITAVVTEHGVRVPKS from the coding sequence ATGCGCCGGACAGTCGACTGGGTCGACGGCACCATCGAGATCATCGACCAGGTCGCGCTGCCGGGCGAGTACCGCACGCTGCGGCTGCGGACCGTCGACGAGCTGATCGACGCCATCCGGCGGCTCGCCGTGCGCGGGGCGCCCGCATTGGGCGGCGCCGGGGCGCTCGGGGTGGCGCTCGCGGCGTTCGCCGGCGGGGGCGTCCGGGCCGAAGCCAAGCGCATAGCCGAAGCGCGGCCCACCGCAGTAAACCTCAGCTGGGGCGTCGCCCGGGCGCTGGCGAAGCTGGACGACGGGGCCGAAGCCGTTCTCGCCGAGGCGCTTGCCGTGCTGGACGAGGACGAACGGCTCAACCGCGCCGCGTCCGCCCATGCGGCGGAGGTCGTGCTCGGTGCCTGCGAACGGCGTCCGTTGCGGTTGCTCAGCCACTGCAACGCCGGGCACCTCGCGACCGTCGCGTGGGGTACCGCGCTTGGTGTCGTCTGGCATCTGCACGAGCGTGGGCTCGTGGAGTCCGTCCTGGTCGACGAGACCCGGCCGTTGCTGCAAGGCGCGCGGCTCACTGCGTGGGAGCTGGCGCAGGCCGGAGTGCCCTACCGCATCCAGCCGGACGGCGCGGCCGCCGCCGCGATGGCGCGCGGGCTGGTCGACTGCGTGCTCGTAGGCGCCGACCGCATCACCGCGAACGGCGACGTCGCCAACAAGATCGGCACCTACGGCCTCGCCATCGCCGCGGCGCACCACGGGGTGCCGTTCGTGGTCGTCGCGCCGTCGTCCACTGTGGACGAGTCGCTGGCCACCGGCGCGGACATCGTGATCGAGGAGCGCGCCGCGGACGAGCTGACCTCCTTCGGCGGACTCCGCGTGGCCCCCGAAGGCGCCCAGGTGTTCAACCCCGCCTTCGACGTCACGCCCGCCGGCCTGATCACCGCAGTCGTCACCGAGCACGGCGTCCGCGTCCCGAAGTCCTAG
- a CDS encoding GNAT family N-acetyltransferase has protein sequence MESLHFSSSTGEHAVLITRVAQRHWHALEDDRVVGRGEASPRPDGRIFLSIDAWHREVFDQLAEAMLPDLPRPLYTVVDEADADLTSQWERAGFTTRRREWEYLVPTDPQVTGLGSAFPPSDVTVVPVGEAQEGPLRAVDRVIRDEVEATVGWHEMPTEILVRPDGDTVVDPSKYAVAAQSDQYVGLARVVAFRQPRIGLIAVRSDLRRRGIARALLAEVLGSLHRSGHPAASAEVNESNAAALALFEGVGARRAGSNLELVLR, from the coding sequence ATGGAATCCCTGCATTTCTCTTCAAGCACCGGCGAGCACGCCGTGCTGATCACGCGGGTCGCGCAGCGGCACTGGCACGCGCTGGAGGACGACCGGGTGGTCGGCCGCGGCGAGGCCTCACCGCGGCCCGACGGGCGGATCTTCCTCAGCATCGACGCGTGGCACCGCGAGGTTTTCGACCAGCTCGCCGAGGCGATGCTGCCGGACCTGCCCAGGCCGTTGTACACAGTGGTCGACGAGGCCGATGCCGACTTGACGTCCCAGTGGGAGCGAGCCGGCTTCACGACCCGGCGCCGCGAGTGGGAGTACCTCGTGCCCACCGACCCCCAGGTCACGGGGCTCGGTTCGGCGTTTCCGCCGTCGGACGTGACGGTGGTGCCCGTCGGCGAGGCGCAAGAGGGTCCGCTGCGCGCGGTGGACCGCGTGATCCGCGACGAGGTCGAGGCCACCGTCGGCTGGCACGAGATGCCGACCGAGATCCTGGTCCGCCCGGACGGCGACACCGTGGTCGACCCGTCGAAGTACGCGGTGGCGGCCCAATCCGATCAGTACGTCGGGCTGGCGCGGGTGGTGGCGTTCCGGCAGCCGCGGATCGGGCTGATCGCCGTCCGCTCCGACCTGCGCCGCCGAGGTATCGCCCGCGCGCTGCTGGCCGAGGTTTTGGGCTCGCTGCACCGTTCCGGGCACCCCGCGGCATCGGCCGAAGTGAACGAATCCAACGCGGCGGCCCTGGCCCTGTTCGAAGGCGTCGGCGCCCGGCGCGCGGGCAGCAACCTGGAACTGGTGCTCCGCTGA
- a CDS encoding carbon-nitrogen hydrolase family protein: MGQIRIAAVAAHFGRDLEFDLRRIATLIDHARRSGAALLVLPDAALGGYLADLRHPDPEALPPALDPDGPELKTIRSLAAEMTVCVGYCEADGPRRYNAAVCVTGDGVLGRHRKVHQPPGESVAYEAGDSFAAFDTPVGRVGMLIDYDKTFPEAARSLAVDGAEVVACLSAWPTSITNRAPRMAQDRQSRLFDLYDCARAAENQVVLVSSNQTGAMGGMRFLGQAKVVGPGGEILARTWSKAGIAVAELDVAQELANARRVLHHLGERKPAVYREG, from the coding sequence ATGGGGCAGATCCGGATCGCCGCCGTGGCCGCGCACTTCGGCCGCGACCTCGAGTTCGACTTGCGGCGCATCGCGACGCTCATCGACCACGCCCGCCGGTCCGGCGCGGCCCTGCTGGTGCTGCCGGACGCGGCGCTCGGCGGCTACCTCGCCGACCTGCGCCACCCGGACCCCGAGGCGCTGCCGCCGGCGCTCGACCCGGACGGCCCGGAGCTGAAGACGATCCGGTCGCTCGCCGCGGAGATGACGGTGTGCGTCGGCTACTGCGAGGCCGACGGGCCGCGGCGCTACAACGCGGCGGTCTGCGTGACCGGCGACGGAGTGCTGGGGCGGCACCGGAAAGTGCACCAGCCGCCGGGCGAGAGCGTCGCGTACGAGGCGGGTGACTCCTTCGCCGCGTTCGACACGCCGGTGGGCCGGGTGGGCATGCTGATCGACTACGACAAGACGTTCCCCGAGGCGGCGCGCTCGCTCGCGGTGGACGGCGCGGAGGTCGTCGCGTGCCTGTCGGCCTGGCCGACCAGCATCACCAACCGCGCGCCGCGGATGGCGCAGGACCGGCAGTCGCGGCTGTTCGACCTGTACGACTGCGCCCGCGCGGCGGAGAACCAGGTGGTGCTCGTGTCGTCCAACCAGACCGGGGCGATGGGCGGGATGCGGTTCCTCGGCCAGGCGAAGGTGGTCGGGCCGGGTGGCGAGATCCTGGCGCGCACCTGGTCGAAGGCGGGCATCGCGGTGGCCGAGCTGGACGTGGCGCAGGAGCTCGCGAACGCCCGGCGCGTGCTGCACCACCTGGGGGAACGGAAACCCGCGGTCTACCGGGAGGGCTGA
- a CDS encoding RidA family protein: MTIRRQNPPTLHATPGYHHVTTTEARRTVYLAGQCPLASDATVVPGDVLAQVDQVVANTATALTAAGATPDDVVRTVVYVVTSDRATLSAVWDRFTTSEIATAFTTASTLLGVAQLGYPGQLVELDVTAALA; this comes from the coding sequence GTGACGATCCGACGGCAGAACCCGCCCACCCTGCACGCGACTCCCGGCTACCACCACGTGACCACCACCGAGGCCCGCCGCACCGTGTACCTGGCTGGTCAATGCCCACTGGCCTCGGATGCCACCGTGGTGCCTGGAGACGTTCTCGCGCAAGTGGACCAGGTCGTCGCCAACACGGCCACCGCCCTCACCGCAGCCGGCGCCACCCCGGACGACGTGGTGCGCACGGTCGTCTACGTGGTCACGTCCGATCGCGCCACCCTGTCGGCGGTCTGGGACCGCTTCACCACCTCCGAGATCGCCACCGCGTTCACCACGGCGAGCACTTTGCTGGGCGTCGCGCAGCTCGGGTACCCGGGGCAGCTGGTGGAACTGGACGTGACCGCCGCGCTCGCCTGA
- a CDS encoding 8-oxoguanine DNA glycosylase OGG fold protein — protein sequence MTSVVRQWREHGEPPQPASRWSRDPWLKLFPGHHAFLDALPDGIDRAEATRHAERAVTPEGAELAFLVAMIWGYGRVGYGAWRTARVLAENPHAVERLAEVALVARDHGGRAAFRNLADEPLRYLGVAFGTKYLRFVTTAQSPDHASAPILDAVVRRWLATHADLRLNINEWRPDVYEQYVDLLTSWSTKLDLATDTVEELIFRSAISQDGSAQWAERWAGSDEPATPTGKAQATLLELERLFDTADAGPAEEARPHLDELAQIIQRGWAD from the coding sequence TTGACCAGTGTCGTCCGGCAATGGCGGGAACACGGTGAGCCGCCTCAACCGGCTTCCCGCTGGTCCCGCGACCCCTGGCTCAAGCTGTTCCCGGGTCATCACGCGTTCCTCGACGCCCTGCCCGACGGCATCGATCGGGCCGAAGCCACCCGCCACGCAGAGCGCGCCGTGACGCCGGAGGGCGCCGAACTGGCGTTCCTGGTCGCGATGATCTGGGGATACGGGCGGGTCGGTTACGGCGCCTGGCGCACCGCCCGCGTGCTGGCCGAGAATCCGCACGCCGTCGAGCGGCTGGCGGAGGTGGCGCTGGTCGCGCGGGATCACGGCGGGCGGGCGGCGTTCCGCAACCTGGCCGACGAGCCGCTGCGGTACCTGGGCGTGGCTTTCGGTACCAAGTACCTGCGGTTCGTCACCACCGCGCAGTCCCCCGACCACGCCAGTGCCCCTATCCTGGACGCCGTCGTGCGCCGCTGGCTGGCGACGCACGCCGACCTGCGCCTGAACATCAACGAATGGCGGCCGGACGTCTACGAACAGTACGTCGACTTGTTGACGTCGTGGTCCACGAAGCTCGATCTGGCCACGGACACCGTGGAGGAACTGATCTTCCGGTCGGCCATCAGCCAGGACGGGTCCGCACAATGGGCCGAACGATGGGCGGGCTCCGACGAGCCGGCCACGCCCACGGGGAAGGCGCAAGCCACGCTCCTCGAACTCGAGCGGCTGTTCGACACTGCCGATGCCGGACCCGCGGAGGAAGCCCGACCCCACCTGGACGAACTGGCACAGATCATCCAACGAGGCTGGGCCGATTGA
- a CDS encoding FAD-dependent monooxygenase has protein sequence MDVDVIVVGGGPVGLMLAAELSLAGVRPLVLERQPEIRETPRANGLGGQILDLLRYRGLLDRAEAAGTQPGRQGFAVPFGGVHLDLSNLADSPLRGIGIPQPRLERVLDERAGELGVDIRRGHEVAGVSQDAAAVTAEVRGPDGPYQVTARYLVGCDGGHSRVRAGAGIGFPGTTYPEVNRLGQLTLPDSVTRLDNGDLDVPGIGRLPAGFTRTDHGVFAFGWLTVGGLMIQTTEDESAEYDDNVPMTLTELGDSIRRVLGADLPLGEPNRLSRYTFQARQAERYRDGRVLLAGDAAHQFPATGVALNAGLLDAVNLAWKLAAEVHGWAPDGLLDTHDRERRSAGARTLLHTRAQVALRRGQDAAADALREVFQELVADEQPLRRMAALIAGADIRYPTPGAGHHALAGTFAPDLTLHTDQGTTSVAELMRPARPVLLDLAGRAEIREAARDWQHRVDVRTAKTEDRPADALLIRPDAHIAWAATIDEPAVPTLREALSGWFGAPGETVTR, from the coding sequence ATGGACGTCGACGTGATCGTGGTGGGTGGTGGGCCGGTCGGGCTGATGCTGGCCGCCGAACTGAGCCTGGCCGGGGTGCGGCCGCTGGTGCTGGAACGGCAGCCGGAGATCAGGGAGACCCCGAGGGCCAACGGGCTCGGCGGGCAGATCCTGGACCTGCTGCGCTACCGCGGCCTGCTGGACCGGGCCGAAGCGGCCGGTACGCAGCCCGGCCGCCAGGGGTTCGCGGTGCCGTTCGGCGGGGTGCACCTGGACCTCTCGAACCTGGCGGACTCCCCGTTGCGGGGTATCGGGATCCCGCAGCCGCGGCTCGAGCGCGTGCTCGACGAGCGCGCGGGCGAGCTCGGCGTGGACATCCGCCGTGGCCACGAGGTGGCCGGGGTGAGCCAGGACGCCGCCGCCGTCACCGCCGAAGTGCGCGGCCCGGACGGGCCGTACCAGGTGACCGCCCGGTACCTGGTCGGCTGCGACGGCGGGCACAGCCGGGTCCGCGCCGGCGCCGGCATCGGCTTCCCCGGCACCACCTACCCGGAGGTCAACCGGCTGGGCCAGCTCACCTTGCCCGATTCGGTGACCCGGCTGGACAACGGCGACCTCGACGTCCCCGGGATCGGCCGGCTCCCCGCGGGCTTCACCCGGACGGACCACGGTGTGTTCGCCTTCGGGTGGCTCACCGTCGGCGGGCTGATGATCCAGACCACCGAAGACGAGTCGGCCGAATACGACGACAACGTGCCGATGACCCTGACCGAGCTGGGGGACAGCATCCGCCGCGTGCTCGGCGCGGACCTTCCCCTCGGCGAGCCGAACCGGTTGTCGCGCTACACCTTCCAGGCCCGTCAGGCCGAACGGTACCGCGACGGGCGGGTCCTGCTGGCCGGCGACGCGGCGCATCAGTTCCCCGCCACCGGCGTCGCGCTCAACGCCGGTCTGCTCGACGCCGTCAACCTGGCCTGGAAGCTGGCCGCCGAGGTCCACGGCTGGGCACCGGACGGCCTGCTCGACACCCATGACCGGGAACGCCGAAGCGCCGGCGCGCGGACCCTGCTGCACACCCGGGCGCAGGTGGCGTTGCGGCGCGGGCAGGACGCGGCCGCCGACGCGCTTCGGGAGGTCTTCCAGGAACTGGTCGCCGACGAGCAGCCGTTGCGCCGCATGGCCGCCCTGATCGCCGGCGCCGACATCCGTTACCCGACGCCCGGTGCCGGGCACCACGCACTGGCGGGGACTTTCGCGCCCGACCTCACCCTGCACACCGATCAGGGGACGACCAGCGTCGCGGAACTCATGCGCCCCGCCCGTCCCGTCCTGCTCGACCTCGCCGGCCGGGCCGAAATCCGGGAGGCCGCCCGGGACTGGCAGCACCGCGTCGACGTCCGGACCGCCAAGACCGAGGACCGGCCCGCCGACGCCCTCCTGATCCGCCCGGACGCCCACATCGCTTGGGCCGCAACGATCGACGAGCCCGCCGTACCCACTCTGCGAGAGGCGCTCTCCGGCTGGTTCGGCGCACCCGGGGAGACGGTGACTCGCTGA
- a CDS encoding TetR/AcrR family transcriptional regulator C-terminal domain-containing protein, whose amino-acid sequence MVDGKPRRGRPAGGKPVLTKERIVTEALAMVEQDGLDAVTMRGLARQLGVDAMSLYHHVDNRETLLNQITELVLAGIELPPGTGVFRDDVHAMAQAFRRVALRYPHCAPLVLTRQLGSFAALAPVEAVLSTLRDAGFPPDSAVHATRSVLAFVIGSLLREVSAGPTFSGDDLGGVERRLAELKAAGLPRVVEAAPHLAVCDHEEEFEFGLDLLVAALELQLRAP is encoded by the coding sequence ATGGTGGACGGCAAGCCCCGGCGCGGTCGCCCGGCGGGCGGCAAACCGGTTCTCACGAAGGAGCGCATCGTCACCGAGGCGCTGGCGATGGTCGAGCAGGACGGCCTCGACGCGGTCACCATGCGGGGGCTCGCCCGGCAGCTGGGCGTCGACGCGATGAGCCTGTACCACCATGTCGACAACCGGGAAACGCTGCTCAACCAGATCACCGAGCTGGTGCTCGCCGGTATCGAGTTACCGCCCGGCACCGGAGTGTTCCGCGACGACGTGCACGCGATGGCCCAGGCGTTCCGCCGGGTCGCGCTTCGATACCCGCACTGCGCGCCGCTGGTTCTCACCCGTCAGCTCGGGTCGTTCGCGGCCCTGGCCCCGGTCGAGGCAGTGCTGTCCACCCTGCGCGACGCGGGCTTCCCGCCCGATTCCGCCGTGCACGCCACAAGATCGGTGCTGGCCTTCGTGATCGGCAGCCTGCTGCGCGAGGTCTCCGCGGGCCCCACCTTCAGCGGCGACGACCTGGGCGGCGTCGAGCGGCGCTTGGCCGAGCTGAAGGCCGCCGGCCTCCCGCGCGTCGTCGAGGCGGCGCCGCACCTGGCCGTCTGCGATCACGAGGAGGAGTTCGAGTTCGGGCTCGACCTGCTGGTCGCGGCCTTGGAGCTACAACTGCGAGCGCCGTAA
- a CDS encoding MSMEG_0565 family glycosyltransferase — translation MRIALLSYSTKPRGGVVHTLALAEALAALGEDVTVWTLGRGGDSGFFRPVDPRVRLSIVPFPDVADESVGSRILRSISVLRKAFTPGEYGVVHAQDCISANAVDRCVRTVHHLDTFTTPELAACHERAIVAPFAHVCVSASVAAEVEAGWGIRATVIPNGVDASRFASASYGDWRSRLGRYVLAVGGIEPRKGSLDLLEAFARLDEPDLRLVVAGGETLFDYRDYRSRWEKRAAELGVDPVVLGPVPHDELPSLMRSAAVFAFPSTKEGFGLAAMEALAAGVPVVTRDLPVLREVFDGVARFASTPVEFAVALRSALSAGPEDRAAGLALAHRYTWSAAAEAHREFYRSLPGSVV, via the coding sequence ATGCGCATCGCCTTGCTGAGCTACTCGACGAAGCCGCGCGGCGGCGTCGTGCACACCCTGGCGCTCGCCGAGGCGCTGGCCGCGCTCGGCGAGGACGTCACGGTGTGGACGCTGGGCCGCGGTGGCGACAGCGGTTTCTTCCGGCCGGTGGACCCGCGCGTGCGGCTGTCGATCGTGCCGTTCCCGGACGTTGCGGATGAGTCGGTGGGCTCGCGGATCCTGCGGTCGATTTCGGTGCTGCGCAAGGCGTTCACGCCAGGGGAGTACGGCGTGGTGCACGCGCAGGACTGCATCTCGGCCAACGCCGTGGACCGGTGCGTGCGGACGGTGCACCACCTCGACACGTTCACCACGCCGGAGCTGGCGGCGTGCCACGAGCGGGCGATCGTGGCGCCGTTCGCGCACGTGTGCGTCTCGGCTTCGGTGGCCGCGGAGGTCGAGGCGGGCTGGGGGATCCGCGCCACGGTGATCCCCAACGGCGTGGATGCTTCGCGGTTCGCCTCGGCTTCCTACGGCGACTGGCGCTCGCGGCTGGGCCGTTATGTGCTGGCTGTCGGCGGCATCGAGCCGCGGAAGGGCTCGCTGGACCTGCTGGAGGCGTTCGCCCGGCTGGACGAACCGGACCTGCGCCTGGTCGTCGCGGGCGGCGAGACGCTGTTCGACTACCGCGACTACCGCTCGCGGTGGGAAAAGCGCGCCGCTGAGCTGGGCGTGGACCCGGTGGTCCTCGGCCCGGTCCCGCATGACGAGCTGCCTTCGCTGATGCGCTCGGCGGCCGTGTTCGCCTTCCCTTCGACGAAGGAGGGCTTCGGCCTGGCCGCGATGGAGGCGCTGGCCGCGGGAGTCCCCGTGGTGACCCGCGACCTCCCCGTCCTGCGCGAGGTCTTCGACGGGGTGGCCCGCTTCGCCTCGACGCCCGTGGAGTTCGCGGTGGCTCTGCGTTCCGCGCTTTCGGCCGGCCCGGAGGATCGGGCGGCCGGGCTGGCTCTGGCTCATCGCTATACGTGGTCAGCGGCGGCCGAGGCGCATCGGGAGTTCTACCGGTCGTTGCCGGGTTCTGTGGTCTAG
- a CDS encoding PIG-L family deacetylase, whose translation MATLVTFHAHPDDECIVTGGVMRKAADEGHRVVLVVATRGEVGEVPEGFLDDGEELWERRVREAHAAAEVLGVKRVEFLGYRDSGMMGEPTNDLPGTFWTASVDEAAERLAAILREESADVLTVYDDYGNYGHPDHIQVHRVGVRAAELAGVPRVYQATTNRDYMRRGIEEAVKRGDIPAEAMPDPDDQRMGKPEAELTAAVDVTAYLDAKRAAMRAHPSQISEDSFFLAMPEEAFRFAFGTEWFIREGQGPGITERDLMAGL comes from the coding sequence ATGGCAACACTGGTGACGTTCCACGCCCACCCGGACGACGAGTGCATCGTCACGGGCGGCGTGATGCGCAAGGCCGCCGACGAGGGGCACCGCGTCGTGCTCGTCGTGGCGACGCGGGGCGAGGTGGGCGAAGTGCCCGAAGGCTTCCTCGATGACGGGGAGGAGCTGTGGGAGCGGCGCGTCCGGGAGGCGCACGCCGCGGCGGAGGTGCTCGGTGTGAAGCGCGTGGAGTTCCTCGGCTACCGCGACTCGGGGATGATGGGCGAGCCGACGAACGACCTGCCGGGCACGTTCTGGACCGCGTCCGTGGACGAGGCCGCCGAGCGGCTGGCCGCGATCCTGCGCGAGGAGTCCGCCGACGTGCTCACGGTGTACGACGACTACGGCAACTACGGCCACCCGGACCACATCCAGGTCCACCGCGTCGGCGTGCGGGCCGCGGAGCTGGCCGGTGTCCCGCGCGTCTACCAGGCGACCACGAACCGTGACTACATGCGCCGCGGCATCGAGGAAGCCGTCAAACGAGGCGACATCCCCGCCGAGGCGATGCCGGACCCCGACGACCAGCGGATGGGCAAGCCCGAAGCCGAGCTCACCGCCGCGGTCGACGTCACCGCCTACCTGGACGCCAAACGCGCCGCGATGCGCGCCCACCCGAGCCAGATCAGCGAGGACTCGTTCTTCCTGGCGATGCCGGAGGAGGCTTTCCGGTTCGCCTTCGGCACGGAGTGGTTCATCCGGGAGGGCCAGGGGCCGGGGATCACGGAGAGGGATTTGATGGCTGGTTTGTGA
- a CDS encoding carbon-nitrogen hydrolase family protein: MSVVRMAAVAAPFDRDVEAGFARIEKLVAEARAEGVALLALPEAALGGYLVNLDGEAEGPPALDPGGPEIRRLAAIAGDLVVTAGYCERDGDRRYNSAVCVSGDGVLGHHRKVHQPLSENASYGAGQGFAAFDTPVGRLGMMICYDKAFPESARALALDGARIVVCMSAWPGSRTHPSADLAEDRWKRRFDLFDRARALENQIVWLSANQSGTFGDLRFVAGAKVVDPGGEVLADTGVGEGLAIAELDVELALATARRSMAHLADRRPDAYPVSVA; encoded by the coding sequence ATGAGCGTGGTGCGGATGGCCGCGGTGGCGGCGCCGTTCGACCGGGACGTCGAAGCCGGCTTCGCCCGGATCGAGAAGCTGGTCGCCGAGGCGCGCGCCGAGGGCGTGGCGCTGCTGGCGCTGCCCGAGGCGGCGCTCGGCGGCTACCTGGTGAACCTCGACGGCGAGGCCGAGGGGCCGCCCGCGCTGGACCCCGGCGGCCCCGAGATCCGGCGGCTCGCCGCGATCGCCGGCGACCTCGTGGTGACGGCGGGCTACTGCGAGCGCGACGGGGACCGCCGTTACAACTCGGCCGTCTGCGTCAGCGGCGACGGCGTGCTCGGCCACCATCGCAAGGTGCACCAGCCGCTGTCGGAAAACGCCAGCTACGGCGCCGGGCAGGGCTTCGCGGCGTTCGACACGCCGGTGGGCCGGCTGGGCATGATGATCTGCTACGACAAGGCGTTCCCCGAGTCGGCGCGGGCGCTCGCGCTCGACGGCGCCCGGATCGTGGTCTGCATGTCCGCGTGGCCGGGCAGCCGCACCCACCCGAGCGCGGACCTCGCCGAGGACCGCTGGAAGCGCCGGTTCGACCTGTTCGACCGGGCCCGCGCACTGGAGAACCAGATCGTCTGGCTGTCGGCGAACCAGTCGGGCACCTTCGGCGACCTGCGGTTCGTCGCGGGCGCGAAGGTGGTCGACCCGGGCGGCGAGGTGCTCGCCGACACCGGCGTCGGCGAGGGGCTGGCGATCGCCGAACTGGACGTCGAGCTGGCACTGGCCACGGCGCGCCGGTCGATGGCGCACCTGGCCGACCGACGGCCCGACGCGTACCCGGTTAGTGTCGCGTGA
- a CDS encoding flavodoxin family protein → MKAVIVCTSVSHGNTKRIADVMGQVLEAPVIAPDQVDLAELATCDLVGFGSGIFLGSFHSQLREFVRSLPEERRSKAFVFATSGFPEARFQRFSRPLVRLLEQKGFEVVDTFSCRALDTYLPFKPIGGIRKGRPDAADLEAARSFAERLRARTGATS, encoded by the coding sequence ATGAAGGCCGTCATCGTGTGCACCTCAGTGTCGCACGGCAACACCAAGAGGATCGCCGACGTCATGGGCCAGGTCCTGGAGGCCCCGGTAATCGCCCCTGATCAGGTCGACCTGGCCGAGCTCGCCACCTGCGACCTCGTGGGATTCGGCTCGGGGATCTTCCTGGGGTCCTTCCATTCGCAGTTGCGCGAGTTCGTCCGGTCACTCCCGGAGGAGCGGCGAAGCAAGGCGTTTGTGTTTGCCACCAGCGGTTTTCCCGAAGCGCGGTTCCAGCGCTTCTCCCGTCCCCTGGTACGGCTTCTCGAGCAGAAGGGCTTCGAAGTGGTCGACACCTTCTCGTGCCGCGCGTTGGACACTTATCTTCCGTTCAAGCCCATCGGCGGTATCCGGAAGGGCCGACCCGACGCTGCCGATCTGGAGGCGGCACGCTCCTTCGCCGAGAGGCTGCGGGCCCGGACGGGTGCCACGTCCTGA
- the infA gene encoding translation initiation factor IF-1: MAATAGAIEIEGTVVECLRNATFRVELENGHKVLAHISGKIRRNYIKILPFDRVLVELSPYDLTRGRILFRYRN, translated from the coding sequence ATGGCCGCAACAGCAGGCGCCATCGAAATCGAGGGCACCGTCGTCGAATGCTTGCGCAACGCCACCTTCAGGGTGGAGCTGGAGAACGGGCACAAGGTGCTCGCGCACATCAGCGGGAAGATCCGGCGGAACTACATCAAGATCCTGCCGTTTGACCGGGTGCTCGTGGAGCTGAGCCCGTACGACCTCACCCGCGGCCGGATCCTCTTCCGGTACCGCAACTAG
- a CDS encoding ester cyclase: protein MSAFTFPSEDVLRARQKLVLDHFTDEVRQDWDQTLSTFPHPHYELIASMTVHDGDSEVRGYYHDTRVAFPDQDHEIIAIRHSHDAVIVEFWLRGTHLGYFGKIPPTKAKHRTRMTAYFLFDENENLVTERIYFDQLTVLKQLIGGLDKKNPRDLLTLGRAVIGLLSMSGEQPDPRLLDTTPPDLSA, encoded by the coding sequence GTGTCCGCCTTCACCTTTCCGTCCGAGGACGTACTGCGTGCCCGCCAGAAGCTGGTCCTCGACCACTTCACCGACGAGGTCCGTCAGGACTGGGACCAGACCTTGTCCACGTTCCCGCATCCGCACTACGAGCTGATCGCGTCGATGACCGTCCACGACGGGGACAGTGAGGTGCGGGGCTACTACCACGACACCCGCGTCGCCTTCCCTGACCAGGACCACGAAATCATCGCGATCCGGCACAGCCACGACGCCGTGATCGTCGAGTTCTGGCTGCGGGGCACCCATCTCGGCTACTTCGGCAAGATCCCGCCGACGAAAGCCAAGCACCGCACCAGGATGACGGCCTACTTCCTGTTCGACGAGAACGAGAACCTCGTCACCGAGCGCATCTACTTCGACCAGCTCACGGTGCTCAAGCAGCTCATCGGCGGCCTGGACAAGAAGAACCCCCGCGACCTGCTCACCCTCGGCCGCGCCGTGATCGGGCTGCTGTCCATGTCCGGCGAACAGCCCGATCCGCGCCTGCTCGACACCACCCCGCCGGACCTGTCCGCCTGA